In one Fusobacterium sp. IOR10 genomic region, the following are encoded:
- the gmk gene encoding guanylate kinase: protein MKKGNLFIVSGPSGAGKSTICRLVRKMLNINLATSATTRKPRKGEINGADYYFLSVKEFEEKLKNGDFLEYAKVHENYYGTLKSEVENRLLNGENVILEIDVQGGLQVKEVYKDSNMIFFKTPTLEDLEKRLRGRKTDDEETIQLRLKNSLKELEFESKYDISIVNYTVEKSCEELINIIKSKN from the coding sequence ATGAAAAAGGGAAATTTGTTTATAGTTTCTGGGCCGAGTGGTGCTGGGAAATCTACAATATGTAGACTCGTTAGAAAAATGTTAAATATAAATTTAGCAACATCAGCAACAACAAGAAAGCCAAGAAAAGGTGAGATTAACGGGGCTGATTATTACTTTTTATCAGTAAAAGAATTTGAAGAGAAATTAAAAAATGGAGATTTTTTAGAATATGCAAAAGTTCATGAAAATTATTATGGAACTTTAAAATCTGAAGTAGAAAATAGATTGTTAAATGGAGAAAATGTTATACTAGAAATAGATGTACAAGGTGGTTTACAAGTTAAAGAAGTTTACAAAGATTCAAATATGATATTCTTTAAAACACCGACTTTAGAAGATTTAGAAAAAAGATTAAGGGGTAGAAAAACAGATGATGAGGAAACTATCCAATTGAGATTGAAAAATTCTTTAAAGGAATTAGAATTTGAAAGCAAATATGATATTTCTATAGTGAATTATACAGTTGAAAAATCTTGTGAAGAATTGATTAATATAATAAAGAGTAAAAATTAG
- the rpoZ gene encoding DNA-directed RNA polymerase subunit omega, whose product MKTEVVYDQLLNKIENKYVLTIVAGKRMRDLNKGNPALVKTSKKANLMTKVFKEILEDRITFGYEENPTED is encoded by the coding sequence ATGAAAACAGAAGTAGTTTATGATCAACTTTTAAACAAAATTGAAAACAAGTATGTTTTAACAATAGTTGCAGGAAAAAGAATGAGAGATTTAAATAAGGGAAATCCAGCATTAGTAAAAACTAGTAAAAAAGCTAATTTAATGACAAAAGTATTTAAAGAAATTTTAGAAGATAGAATAACTTTTGGTTATGAAGAAAATCCAACAGAAGATTAG
- a CDS encoding YicC/YloC family endoribonuclease encodes MRSMTGYSKISYQNYNFNIGMEIKSVNNKNLNLKIKIPNTLNFLENKIRATVASRISRGSVDLRITFEDRRDFENLYEYDQKMCEAYLNILNKMEQDLNEKFSNKIDYLVNNFNVIKKKEQNSNDYEEIIETQLQNLLNSFISFKEDEGNRLREYFKERIIFIEKRLEKIKLHKEEIVEIYKEKLLKRLDRIKGEIEFSEEDILKEILLFTDKSDISEEVSRLDSHLKQLHIELDSDSEVIGKKIDFILQEMFRELNTTGVKSNSYEISKLVVECKSEIEKIREQAMNIE; translated from the coding sequence ATGAGAAGTATGACAGGTTATTCTAAAATTTCATATCAAAATTATAACTTTAATATTGGTATGGAAATAAAAAGTGTTAATAACAAAAATTTGAATTTGAAAATTAAAATTCCAAATACTTTAAATTTTTTAGAAAATAAAATAAGAGCAACAGTAGCTTCAAGAATATCAAGAGGAAGCGTAGATTTAAGAATAACTTTTGAGGATAGAAGAGATTTTGAAAACTTGTATGAATATGATCAGAAAATGTGTGAAGCATATTTAAATATTTTAAATAAAATGGAACAAGATTTGAATGAAAAATTTTCTAACAAAATAGACTATTTAGTTAATAACTTTAATGTTATTAAAAAGAAAGAACAAAACTCAAATGATTATGAAGAAATAATCGAAACTCAGCTGCAAAATCTTTTGAATTCTTTTATTTCATTTAAAGAGGATGAAGGAAATAGATTAAGAGAATATTTTAAAGAAAGAATTATTTTTATTGAAAAAAGACTAGAAAAAATAAAATTACATAAAGAAGAGATTGTTGAGATATATAAAGAGAAACTTTTAAAAAGACTAGATAGAATAAAGGGAGAAATTGAATTTTCAGAGGAAGACATATTAAAAGAAATTTTATTGTTTACAGACAAAAGTGATATCTCAGAAGAGGTTTCTAGATTAGACAGTCATTTGAAACAACTTCATATTGAACTTGATTCTGACAGTGAAGTAATTGGGAAAAAAATCGATTTTATACTTCAGGAAATGTTTAGAGAACTTAATACAACAGGAGTGAAGTCAAACTCATACGAAATATCAAAGCTTGTGGTAGAATGCAAATCAGAAATAGAAAAAATAAGAGAACAAGCTATGAATATAGAGTAA